A portion of the Edaphobacter bradus genome contains these proteins:
- a CDS encoding zinc metalloprotease HtpX: MNTLKSTFLLVALTLLLIFVGGRFGGQNGMVLAFLLSVVFNFGTYFFSDKLALAMYRAQPVTREQLPRAYDVVERLAARQGLPMPKIYVIPTESPNAFATGRNPKHASVAVTHGILRLLDDEELEGVLAHELGHVKNRDILTSSVAATLAGAITMVARMGYFASLFGGYGGGSSSRERGGGGISALLMLILAPIAATLIQLAVSRSREYEADATGAKETGNPYALARALQKLDDYSRRIPMQASPTTAHLFIVAPLLGSGGFANLFSTHPPIKERIWRLIGRDLV; encoded by the coding sequence ATGAATACGCTGAAGTCGACGTTTCTGCTGGTTGCACTGACTCTGCTGCTGATCTTCGTTGGCGGGCGTTTCGGCGGACAGAATGGGATGGTGCTGGCATTTCTGCTGTCGGTTGTCTTCAACTTTGGGACCTACTTCTTCTCGGACAAGCTGGCGCTGGCCATGTACCGGGCGCAGCCGGTGACGCGGGAACAGTTGCCGCGAGCGTATGACGTGGTCGAGCGGCTGGCGGCAAGACAGGGACTGCCGATGCCAAAGATCTATGTGATTCCCACGGAATCTCCGAACGCGTTTGCGACGGGACGGAATCCGAAGCATGCCTCGGTTGCGGTGACCCATGGGATTCTGCGGCTACTGGATGATGAAGAGCTGGAGGGCGTCTTGGCGCACGAGCTGGGGCACGTGAAGAACCGCGATATTCTGACGAGCTCTGTTGCGGCGACACTGGCCGGCGCGATCACGATGGTGGCGCGGATGGGCTACTTTGCTTCGCTGTTCGGCGGCTACGGAGGCGGGAGCAGCAGTCGCGAGCGGGGCGGCGGCGGGATCAGCGCTCTGCTGATGCTGATTCTGGCGCCGATCGCGGCGACGCTGATTCAGCTCGCGGTTTCACGGTCGCGTGAGTATGAAGCGGATGCGACGGGAGCGAAGGAGACAGGAAATCCGTACGCGCTGGCGCGCGCGCTGCAGAAGCTGGATGACTACTCGCGGCGGATTCCGATGCAGGCTTCGCCGACGACGGCGCATCTGTTTATTGTCGCTCCGCTGCTGGGGAGCGGAGGGTTCGCAAATCTGTTCTCGACGCATCCGCCGATCAAGGAACGGATATGGCGGCTGATCGGAAGGGACCTGGTCTAG
- a CDS encoding cytochrome c-type biogenesis protein, whose protein sequence is MLRRIGLKRWMQGAAVCLLAVVMLGAGDSESRFNRIGHEMMCACGCGQILLECNHVGCPDSTRMIGELRQQIAGGGPDAAVMNWFSAKYGPTILAAPIRGGFDNVAWITPVAVFLLATVGTGFLVVFWKRRSAAHAPADAAPVVGDELRERIRRETQY, encoded by the coding sequence ATGCTTAGACGCATTGGACTTAAGCGCTGGATGCAGGGTGCGGCGGTGTGCCTGCTGGCAGTGGTAATGCTGGGCGCGGGCGATTCGGAGTCGCGGTTCAACCGGATTGGGCACGAGATGATGTGCGCCTGCGGATGCGGACAGATTTTGCTGGAGTGCAATCATGTAGGCTGCCCGGACTCGACCAGGATGATTGGCGAGCTGCGGCAGCAGATTGCAGGCGGCGGACCGGATGCGGCGGTGATGAACTGGTTCTCGGCGAAGTATGGGCCGACGATCCTGGCGGCGCCGATTCGGGGCGGCTTTGATAATGTCGCGTGGATCACTCCGGTAGCGGTGTTTCTGCTGGCGACGGTGGGGACAGGATTTCTAGTTGTGTTCTGGAAACGGCGGAGTGCGGCTCATGCGCCTGCGGATGCTGCTCCGGTTGTGGGGGATGAGCTGCGCGAGAGGATTCGGCGGGAGACACAATACTGA
- a CDS encoding response regulator — MTEALLLIDDNAVQAVTRQTILKRAGYCVIAALNPGRALEQFREDEFPLDIQLVITDHIMPGMNGATFVRELRKLRPHLPVLVISGLEEAEAEYEGLDVEFRVKPLQPDSLLESVHTLVSSVRSERLREAG, encoded by the coding sequence ATGACTGAGGCTCTTCTCCTGATTGATGACAATGCGGTGCAGGCCGTTACTCGGCAGACGATCCTGAAGCGGGCCGGCTATTGCGTGATTGCGGCGTTAAACCCAGGGCGTGCGCTTGAACAGTTTCGCGAAGACGAGTTCCCACTTGATATCCAACTGGTGATTACCGACCACATCATGCCGGGAATGAACGGCGCAACCTTTGTGCGCGAGTTAAGGAAGCTGCGGCCTCATCTTCCCGTGCTGGTGATCAGCGGGTTGGAGGAGGCTGAGGCCGAGTATGAGGGGCTGGATGTGGAGTTCCGGGTGAAGCCGCTGCAGCCTGATTCCCTGCTGGAGAGCGTACATACCTTGGTTAGTTCGGTGCGGAGCGAAAGACTGCGCGAAGCCGGGTGA
- a CDS encoding heme lyase CcmF/NrfE family subunit, with protein sequence MQQHPMPEFGSYALLLALVLSAYAMVMGGLALWRAKSGQNDGSGRLGETARRAGIGSFVALTGAAFALVWASFTNDYSVSYILHHTNRDLNTAYKFSALWSGQEGSLLLWAWLLSAYGFVLRLRHKVDVQLSAYASTILAGVQVFFLLLLNFAAPPFAIQPGPVAKDGFGLNPLLQYPEMVIHPPMLYLGYVGFSVPFAFALGALMMRYPGEKWIHITRRWTMVTWLFLTCGIFLGAHWAYSVLGWGGYWGWDPVENASLMPWLTGTAFLHSVMMQEKRGMMKSWNVWLIFSTFLLTILGTLLTRSGIVSSVHAFAQSAIGAWFYGFILVAFAVCLFTFFKQKDHLKSENRLESLVSRESSFLFNNMILLAACFTVLWGTLFPVLSEYVQGSKVTVGAPFYNRVNLPIGIFLLFLTGIGPLLAWRSTSLRTIRRNFVLPGIAMLAALVVLIAVGVRPWSAGDDMRAEFFSLITFTLAAGVITAIASEFLRGAAVVSTQTGRNLFASTVLLVRRNTRRYGGYIVHFGIVVMFIGIAGGAFNQAREQEMGFGDTLRLGPYRLVCQSFTQESNPNYDTEYALLDVFKGDKKLTQLAPERRFYIASQTSSTMVALHSTLERDLYVIYEGKNPDTGRPIIKVFLNPLINWIWIGVLIVVAGTFLALAPSLAPGLARARATVVAPVVEAEVHHA encoded by the coding sequence ATGCAACAACACCCCATGCCGGAGTTTGGTAGCTACGCCCTGCTTCTGGCTCTGGTTTTAAGCGCGTATGCCATGGTGATGGGCGGACTGGCTCTGTGGCGCGCAAAGTCTGGTCAGAACGATGGCAGTGGGCGGCTGGGCGAGACAGCCCGGCGTGCGGGAATCGGCAGCTTTGTCGCACTGACGGGCGCTGCGTTTGCGCTGGTGTGGGCCTCCTTCACGAATGACTATTCGGTCTCGTACATCCTCCATCACACAAACAGGGACCTGAATACGGCATACAAGTTTTCCGCGCTGTGGAGCGGACAGGAGGGCTCGCTGCTCCTTTGGGCCTGGCTGCTCTCGGCATACGGGTTTGTGCTGCGGCTGCGGCATAAAGTGGACGTACAGCTCTCGGCGTATGCCTCGACGATTCTGGCGGGCGTGCAGGTCTTCTTTCTGCTGTTGCTGAACTTTGCGGCTCCGCCGTTTGCGATTCAACCGGGACCGGTGGCGAAGGACGGCTTCGGGCTGAATCCGCTGCTGCAGTATCCGGAGATGGTGATCCATCCGCCGATGCTGTATTTGGGCTACGTTGGGTTTTCTGTCCCGTTTGCGTTTGCGCTGGGCGCGCTGATGATGCGGTATCCAGGCGAGAAATGGATCCACATCACGCGCCGGTGGACGATGGTGACGTGGCTGTTTCTGACGTGCGGAATCTTTCTGGGAGCCCACTGGGCGTACAGCGTACTTGGATGGGGCGGCTACTGGGGGTGGGACCCGGTGGAGAACGCGAGCCTGATGCCATGGCTGACTGGGACGGCATTTCTGCACTCGGTGATGATGCAAGAGAAGCGCGGGATGATGAAGAGCTGGAACGTGTGGCTCATCTTCTCCACGTTTCTGCTGACGATTCTGGGAACACTGCTCACTCGGTCGGGAATTGTGAGCTCGGTGCATGCCTTCGCGCAGAGTGCGATCGGTGCATGGTTCTACGGTTTCATCCTGGTTGCGTTTGCGGTGTGCCTGTTTACGTTCTTCAAGCAGAAGGACCATCTGAAGAGCGAAAACCGGCTGGAGTCGCTGGTTAGCAGAGAGTCGAGCTTTCTGTTCAATAACATGATTCTGCTGGCGGCATGCTTCACAGTGCTGTGGGGGACACTGTTCCCTGTTCTGAGCGAGTATGTGCAGGGATCGAAGGTGACGGTGGGGGCTCCGTTTTATAACCGGGTGAACCTGCCGATCGGGATCTTTCTACTGTTCCTGACGGGCATTGGGCCGCTGCTGGCGTGGCGATCAACCTCGCTGCGGACGATCCGGCGGAACTTTGTTCTGCCTGGGATCGCGATGCTCGCGGCGCTGGTTGTGCTGATCGCCGTGGGCGTGCGGCCGTGGAGCGCGGGCGACGATATGCGGGCGGAGTTTTTCTCGCTGATTACGTTCACGCTGGCGGCGGGCGTGATTACGGCGATTGCCTCGGAGTTTCTGCGCGGCGCGGCGGTGGTGAGTACGCAGACGGGCAGGAATCTGTTTGCTTCGACGGTGCTGCTGGTGCGGCGGAATACGCGGCGGTATGGCGGGTACATCGTTCACTTCGGCATTGTCGTGATGTTTATCGGGATTGCGGGCGGCGCGTTCAATCAGGCACGCGAGCAGGAGATGGGCTTCGGGGACACGCTGCGGCTGGGGCCGTACAGATTGGTGTGCCAGAGCTTCACGCAGGAGAGCAACCCGAACTACGACACGGAGTATGCGTTGCTGGACGTCTTCAAAGGCGACAAGAAGCTTACGCAGCTTGCTCCGGAGCGACGTTTCTACATTGCGAGCCAGACGAGCTCGACGATGGTGGCGCTGCACTCGACGCTTGAGCGCGATCTATACGTGATCTATGAGGGGAAGAATCCTGATACGGGCAGGCCGATTATCAAAGTGTTTCTGAACCCGCTGATTAATTGGATATGGATTGGCGTGCTGATTGTTGTCGCGGGGACGTTCCTTGCCCTTGCGCCAAGTCTGGCTCCGGGTTTGGCGCGGGCGCGGGCTACCGTGGTGGCGCCAGTGGTCGAGGCGGAGGTGCATCATGCTTAG
- a CDS encoding carboxypeptidase-like regulatory domain-containing protein, whose translation MFASAETITGTVTNKTTNKPAAGDDVVLIRLQQGMQESTRTKTDAKGRFTLDVPDPGLHLVRVTHDKANYFRPAPPGTQSVEIEVFNAAAKVQGVSGEADVMRIQSDESGNGLRVVENFFVKNESTPPRTQFGERPFEFYLPPGAVVEGSAALAPGGMPVQASPMPLGDPNHFAFIFPIRPGETRFQVTYRLPYNGSFRFTPKVLMTTDTVAIMMPKSMTFKPGASAPYSPVTEETTAQTFVARNVTPAQPLEFTVSGNGQLPRDQQQANQQDGANGATGADTAAQSGGGTAATDTRPGGGLGNPIDPQGTNDPWAKYKWWILGALGLAMASGAGVMLKGNTSQTTAPLAVGTGVIGGNSLLASLKEELFAVETDRLQGRLGEKEYAEQKAALEIVLRRALARNERGSSASDGTGPVV comes from the coding sequence GTGTTTGCTTCAGCCGAGACCATCACAGGAACTGTCACGAACAAGACCACCAACAAGCCTGCCGCAGGGGACGATGTTGTTCTGATCAGGCTCCAGCAGGGCATGCAGGAATCGACCCGCACGAAGACGGATGCGAAGGGACGTTTCACGCTGGATGTGCCTGATCCGGGGCTTCATCTGGTGCGCGTGACGCACGACAAGGCGAACTACTTTCGGCCCGCGCCTCCGGGAACGCAGTCGGTGGAGATTGAGGTCTTCAACGCCGCGGCCAAGGTGCAGGGCGTGAGCGGCGAGGCGGATGTGATGCGCATCCAGAGCGATGAGAGCGGCAATGGGCTGCGCGTTGTGGAGAATTTCTTTGTGAAGAACGAGTCCACTCCGCCACGGACGCAGTTCGGCGAGCGACCGTTTGAGTTTTATCTGCCGCCGGGAGCGGTGGTGGAGGGTTCGGCGGCGCTGGCCCCCGGAGGGATGCCGGTGCAGGCTTCACCGATGCCGCTGGGCGATCCGAACCACTTCGCGTTTATCTTTCCGATCCGGCCAGGAGAGACGCGGTTTCAGGTGACGTACCGGCTTCCCTATAACGGCAGCTTCAGGTTCACGCCGAAAGTACTGATGACTACGGATACAGTTGCGATCATGATGCCGAAGAGCATGACGTTCAAGCCGGGCGCGTCTGCGCCCTACTCGCCGGTGACGGAGGAGACGACGGCTCAGACGTTCGTGGCGCGGAATGTGACCCCTGCCCAGCCGCTGGAGTTTACGGTTTCGGGGAACGGGCAGCTTCCGCGAGACCAGCAACAGGCAAACCAGCAGGATGGCGCGAACGGCGCGACTGGGGCAGATACAGCGGCGCAGAGCGGTGGAGGGACGGCGGCGACGGATACGCGTCCGGGAGGTGGCCTTGGGAATCCGATCGATCCTCAGGGAACGAACGATCCGTGGGCCAAGTATAAGTGGTGGATTCTGGGCGCCCTGGGGCTTGCTATGGCATCCGGCGCTGGCGTGATGCTGAAGGGCAACACATCGCAGACTACTGCTCCGCTGGCGGTGGGAACTGGCGTGATTGGCGGAAATTCCCTGCTCGCGAGCTTGAAGGAAGAGTTGTTTGCCGTCGAGACAGACAGACTGCAGGGACGGCTGGGAGAAAAAGAGTACGCCGAGCAGAAGGCTGCGCTGGAGATCGTGCTGCGGCGGGCGTTGGCTCGCAACGAACGCGGCAGCAGTGCGTCTGATGGTACGGGACCGGTGGTCTAG
- a CDS encoding sodium:solute symporter family protein, which yields MNLSTVDWLIMLVYFVFVLGIGFALKRYMRTSNDFFLAGRSMPAWVCGLAFISANLGAQEVIGMGASGAKYGINTSHFYWIGAIPAMIFVGIFMMPFYYGSKARSVPEYLRLRFDEKTRAVNAFSFACMTVLSSGISMYAMALLIQTLGLFRGIIPDAWIFHVSILLSAVIVLGYIFLGGLTSAIYNEVLQFFLIVAGFAPLVWIGLRNVGGWQGIKHTLPTSMTRSWHGMAHASTNTLGVEWIGLSMGLGFVLSFGYWCTDFLVIQRAMAADSEASARRVPLIAAIPKMFFPFLVILPGLIAVSITSHAAPSPAATVASTSATIPLDAQHPHGIIPQKTDAISGNPVVDSDGQPVYNYDLAIPVMLLRFFPTGILGLGLTALLASFMSGMAGNVTAFNTVWTYDIYQAYINKKGTDAHYLWMGRMATIGGIALSIGAAYAATNFNNIMDALQLVFSFVNAPLFATFLLGMFWKRTTGHAAFIGLISGTVAALLHHGLTLPDDVSRGIHGGWITVLHRYPSDMAQNFWSAIFAFSTNFILTVAISLVTRPRPEEELVGLVYSLTPKPLETDLEWYQKPATLAVAVLAMLVILNLVFA from the coding sequence GTGAATTTATCTACTGTCGACTGGCTCATAATGCTGGTCTACTTCGTCTTCGTTCTGGGGATCGGTTTTGCCCTTAAGCGCTACATGCGGACCTCGAACGACTTCTTCCTCGCCGGCCGCTCCATGCCGGCCTGGGTCTGCGGTCTCGCCTTTATCTCTGCCAACCTCGGCGCGCAAGAGGTCATCGGCATGGGAGCCTCCGGCGCGAAGTACGGCATCAACACCAGCCACTTCTACTGGATCGGCGCCATCCCCGCCATGATCTTCGTCGGCATCTTCATGATGCCCTTCTATTACGGCTCCAAGGCCCGCTCTGTGCCGGAGTATCTCCGCCTCCGCTTCGACGAAAAGACCCGCGCCGTCAACGCCTTCTCCTTCGCCTGCATGACCGTGCTTAGCTCCGGAATCTCCATGTACGCGATGGCGCTGCTCATTCAGACGCTTGGCCTCTTCCGCGGGATCATTCCTGACGCCTGGATATTTCACGTCTCCATCCTCCTCTCGGCCGTCATCGTTCTCGGCTACATCTTCCTCGGCGGACTCACCAGCGCCATCTACAATGAGGTCCTTCAGTTCTTCCTCATCGTGGCCGGTTTCGCTCCTCTCGTCTGGATCGGACTTCGCAACGTAGGCGGCTGGCAGGGGATCAAACACACTCTCCCCACCAGCATGACGCGCTCCTGGCACGGCATGGCGCATGCCAGCACCAACACCCTCGGTGTCGAGTGGATCGGCCTCTCCATGGGGCTCGGCTTCGTCCTCAGCTTCGGATACTGGTGCACCGACTTCCTCGTCATCCAGCGCGCCATGGCCGCGGACTCTGAAGCGTCTGCCCGCCGCGTTCCGCTTATCGCTGCCATCCCCAAGATGTTCTTCCCGTTCCTGGTGATCCTGCCGGGACTCATCGCTGTCAGCATCACCTCGCACGCCGCGCCAAGCCCGGCCGCCACCGTCGCCAGCACATCAGCGACGATCCCTCTTGATGCGCAACACCCCCACGGCATCATTCCGCAGAAGACAGATGCAATCAGCGGCAACCCAGTCGTCGACTCCGACGGCCAGCCCGTCTACAACTACGACCTCGCGATTCCGGTCATGCTCCTCCGCTTCTTCCCGACCGGCATCCTCGGCCTCGGCCTCACCGCGCTGCTCGCGAGCTTCATGTCCGGCATGGCCGGCAACGTCACGGCCTTCAACACCGTCTGGACCTACGACATCTACCAGGCCTACATCAACAAGAAGGGCACCGACGCGCACTACCTCTGGATGGGCCGCATGGCGACGATAGGCGGCATCGCTCTCTCCATTGGCGCTGCCTACGCCGCCACCAACTTCAACAACATCATGGACGCGCTGCAGCTCGTCTTCTCCTTCGTCAACGCGCCCCTCTTCGCGACGTTCCTGCTCGGCATGTTCTGGAAGCGCACCACCGGCCACGCGGCGTTCATTGGCCTCATCTCCGGGACTGTTGCCGCGCTCCTCCACCACGGTCTCACCCTCCCGGACGACGTTTCGCGCGGCATCCACGGCGGCTGGATCACCGTCCTCCATCGCTACCCCAGCGACATGGCGCAGAACTTCTGGTCAGCCATCTTCGCCTTCTCGACCAACTTCATCCTCACGGTCGCAATCAGCCTCGTCACCAGGCCGCGGCCCGAGGAAGAGCTCGTCGGCCTCGTCTACTCGCTCACTCCCAAGCCGCTTGAGACTGACCTCGAGTGGTACCAGAAGCCCGCCACGCTCGCCGTTGCGGTTCTCGCCATGCTCGTCATCCTCAACCTCGTCTTCGCTTAG
- a CDS encoding ZIP family metal transporter yields MPALWLSLGLGLVAGLADYVGGVLLVRRSPSAKSLRYFVALGAGFMLAAALLEMVPEAVRINAKWAPLLVLLGYCGVHLLEHTLVPHFHFGEETHEHEFLSARTSYSVLLGLAAHTFFDGIAIGSGFALSHWLGWLIFVAVFLHKIPEGFTVASVMLAGGRGRQAALNSAMVLGATTVLGVLVINLEPKWVLAGLPLSAGVTIYVAATDLVPEVNREPGVRMALVFFLGVVVFFVARLLGPF; encoded by the coding sequence ATGCCCGCTCTGTGGCTGAGCCTGGGACTAGGACTGGTGGCCGGGCTGGCGGACTATGTAGGAGGAGTGCTGCTGGTGCGGCGTTCGCCTTCGGCGAAGTCGCTGCGCTACTTTGTCGCTCTGGGTGCGGGTTTCATGCTGGCTGCGGCGCTGCTTGAGATGGTGCCGGAGGCAGTACGGATCAATGCGAAGTGGGCTCCCCTGCTTGTGCTGCTGGGGTATTGCGGCGTGCATCTGCTGGAGCACACGCTGGTGCCGCACTTTCACTTTGGCGAAGAGACGCACGAGCATGAGTTTCTTTCAGCGAGAACGAGCTACTCGGTGCTGCTAGGCCTGGCGGCGCATACGTTCTTCGACGGAATTGCGATCGGCTCGGGATTCGCGCTCTCGCACTGGCTGGGATGGCTAATCTTTGTTGCCGTATTTCTGCACAAGATTCCCGAAGGCTTCACGGTTGCGAGTGTGATGCTGGCGGGTGGGCGAGGGCGGCAGGCGGCGCTGAACTCAGCGATGGTACTAGGTGCGACGACGGTGCTGGGTGTGCTGGTGATCAATCTTGAGCCGAAGTGGGTGCTGGCCGGATTGCCGCTTTCGGCAGGTGTGACGATCTATGTCGCAGCGACAGATCTTGTGCCGGAGGTCAACCGCGAACCGGGGGTCAGGATGGCGCTGGTCTTCTTTCTCGGCGTCGTGGTGTTCTTTGTGGCGAGGCTGCTCGGGCCGTTCTAG
- a CDS encoding DUF4149 domain-containing protein → MAADRKGPGLVVEGILRALRLMAMVAWVGGLMFFAFVVAPVAFHRLPSTHEAGLVVGGTLSVLHWIGLIGGVLFYIATGALWLRAEVMARASFAIEMALTGIMLALTAYSQFRILPAMERDRTAAGGVIETADAESPARMDFERLHKYSERLEGLVLLCGIGVVLVLARESQWPGTGKIREI, encoded by the coding sequence ATGGCGGCTGATCGGAAGGGACCTGGTCTAGTGGTCGAAGGGATACTCCGGGCGCTGCGGTTGATGGCGATGGTGGCATGGGTCGGCGGGCTCATGTTCTTTGCGTTTGTGGTGGCTCCGGTAGCGTTTCACCGGCTACCGAGCACGCATGAGGCGGGCCTGGTAGTGGGCGGCACGCTAAGCGTGCTGCACTGGATCGGGCTGATTGGCGGGGTGCTGTTTTACATCGCGACGGGAGCTCTGTGGCTTCGCGCTGAGGTGATGGCGCGTGCGAGCTTTGCGATCGAGATGGCGCTGACAGGAATCATGCTGGCTCTCACGGCCTACTCGCAGTTCCGGATCCTGCCGGCGATGGAGCGGGACCGCACGGCAGCCGGTGGCGTAATTGAAACTGCGGATGCGGAGAGCCCGGCGCGAATGGACTTTGAGCGGCTGCATAAGTACTCAGAGCGGCTGGAGGGGCTTGTATTGCTCTGCGGGATTGGCGTGGTGCTGGTGCTGGCCCGCGAGTCCCAGTGGCCCGGGACGGGTAAAATCAGGGAGATATGA